ACGGAACGACTAGGCGCCCGCACGTCCACCGCGCCCCTGCGCGCCGCGATCAGGCGCGCCAGAAGGGCTTGTCGGCCTCCCGCCGGGCAAGACGCGGATGGATGCCCGCGTCCCGGAGACGCTCCGCATCCAGCTCCGCGAGCTCCGCCCGCGAGCGGACACGCCACATCCACAGACGGATCAGGCCCATCAGTCCGGCCGGGCGAGGCATGGGCGCGGGCGTCTCGGGTGTAAGCACGCGATCCGGCACCGCTGCACTCGGTGCAATTTGCACATTGCTCCGAGAGGCAGGGCGAACCTGGACCTTGGAAGCGCCCAACGAAGAACGGGACTGCTGCGGCGACATCTGAAATGCTCCCGGTCGAGCCGCTTTGTGCCAGCGGCTCTCGCATTCATTGTCCCGATGTGATATCAGCGCAATCAATACATTGCACTCGGAGCAATTATGTCCGACACCGCCGCCCGCGGCGACTATCGCGCGCTCGCCGATAGTATTGCTGCCGATATTGCCGCCGGCCGCCTGTCCGCCGGCACGCGCCTGCCGCCACAGCGCGAGTTCGCCTACCAGCACGGCATCGCCGCCTCCACCGCGAGCCGCGTCTATGGCGAGCTGACGCGGCGGGGCCTCATCAGCGGCGAAGTGGGGCGTGGCAGTTATGTGCGGGCCCGCCGGTCGGCCCTCGACGACACGCTCGGCGAGCCGGTGAAGAGCTCGCTCGATCTCCAGCTCAATTTCCCGGTCCTGCCGGGGCAGGAGGCGGAGGTCAGCGCGATGATCGCCAGGCTCACCTCGCCGGGGCTCCCTGCCTCCGTCTTTGCCGCGACGGGTGCGGCCGGCACGCCCGACATGCGCGCGCTCAGCGCCGGCTTCCTTGGCCGCGCCGGCTGGCGACCGGATGCGGACGGTCTCGTCTTCACCAATAACGGGCGTCAGGCCATCGCCGCGGCTCTTGCGGCCCTCGCCCCGCCGGGGGAACGGATCGGCGTCGAGGCCCTCACCTATCCCGCGGTGAAATGGCTGGCGGCGCGGCTCGGTGTCACCCTCGTTCCCCTGCCCATGGATGGACAGGGCCTGCGCCCCGACGCCCTGCTGAAGGCCCACCGCACAGCCCCGCTGGCGGGTGTCTATCTCCAGTCCAGCCTGCACAATCCGCTCGGTGTCTCCATGGATGCCGCGCGGCGCCGGGAGATCGCCACGCTGCTGCGGGCCGAGGGCCTGATGGCCATCGAGGACACCGTCTACGGCTTCCTGTCTGAGGAAGAACCGCTGGCCGCGGCGGCGCCGGACCATGTGCTGCTGGTGGACAGCCTGTCGAAGCGCGTGGCGCCTGGCCTCACGCTCGGCTTCATCGCCGGCCCGGCGTCCTGGTCCGGGCGCCTCGTCACCTGCGTGCGCTCCGGCGCCTGGACGGCCAACGGCCTCACCCAGTTTCTGGGGACGCAGGTCATGGCCGAAGGGCTCGCGGCCCGCCTCGTCACGGGCAAGCGCGCCGATGCCCGCGAGCGGCAGGCGCTGGCAGGAAGCATCTTCCCGAAGGGCGTGCTCAAGGCGGACCCGCGCTCCTATCACTCCTGGCTCAAACTGCCCGACATCTGGCGCGCCGAGACCTTTGCCGCCGCCGCCACGCGGCAGGGCATTGCGGTGACGCCGGCCTCGGCCTTTGCCGTGCCGCCGACGCAGCCGCCCAATGCGATCCGCATCGCTCTGTCGCGTCCGCCGCTCCCCGTGCTACGGGAAGCGCTCCTCACCCTGCGCCGCCTGCTGGAGAGCGGGCCGCAGGAGAGCGAGGTCGAATAGCGCCGCACCGCAGCGCAGCCCCCTGTGCGCCTGCGAAGCGGCCCGCTTCCGCGACAAGGGTTTAATCGTTTAGTGTGCCGCAATCCCGATGCGGCGCACTGCCGTCGGGCGGATCGCGGGAGGCGCGGCATGGACGGAGCGGTGAGCGGCCGAATCACGCTCCAGCAGCTGGCGCAGGCCCTCGGGCTGTCCACCGCCACGGTCTCGCTGGCCCTGCGCGACAGCCAGGTGGTGGCGGAGGCGACCCGCCTCAAGGTACAGGAGGCCGCCCGCGCGCGCGGCTACGTGGCCAATCGCGGCGCCGCCTCCCTGCGCACGGCCCGCACCAACATCGTCGGCATCGGCCTGCACGACATCATCAACCCCTCCTTCACCGAGCTTCTCGCGGCGCTGGAGGATTCCCTCAGCGCGGCGGGCAAGACCATCCTGCTCGGCGTCAGCCAGGAGGACGTGACGCGGCAGACCCGCACCCTCGGCACGTTGGCGGAATACCGGCCCGATGCCTTCATCGTCTCGCCCGCCGCGGGCACCACGGTGGACGACCTCAAGGCGCTGGCCGCCAGCGGCATCGCCGTGGTGCAGGTGACGCGCGAGGTGGAGGGCTCGGGCTTCGACTTCGCGGGTTCCGACGACACGGCCGGCGTGGCGCTGGCGGTCGCCCATCTGGTGGACCTCGGCCACCGCCGCATCGGCATGATCGGCAGCCTGCCCATCGCCTCCACCGGTCGCCGCCGCCTCGCCGGCTATCGCCAGGGGCTCGAGGACGCGGGCCTGCCCTTCGATCCCGCTTTGGTGGCCGAGGGGCCCGGCCTGCGGGAGACCGGACGCGCCGGCGTGCTGAAGCTGCTGGCCCTTCCCGATCCGCCCACGGCGGCGGTGTGCTTCAACGATCTCAACGCCTTCGGCGCGCTCATGGGCCTGCAATCGGCGGGGCTGACCGCCGGCCGCGATTTCTCGCTGGTGGGCTATGACGACATCGGGGAGGCGGCGCTGTGGCACCCGGCGCTCACCACGGTCTTCACCCGCATCCCGGAATATGGCCACATCGCCGCGGAACTCGCCCTCGCCCGCATCGCCGAGCCCGGCCGTCCGGTGGAGCGCGTCGCGCTGATGCCCAGGCTGGTGGTGCGCGAGACGACGACGCCCCCCCGCCGCCGCTGACATCCGGCCGCATTCGGGCTCTAAACTGCGCGCATGTCGTCTCTTGCCACCGCGAGCCTACCCGCGCACGAGCCCCTGCGGCTCATTCCCGTGTCCGATCCCGACGATCCGCGCATTGCCGATTACCGCGACGTGCGCGAGCGCGATCTCGTGGGCCGACGCGGCCTCTTTATGGCCGAGGGCGAAGTGGTGCTGCGGCTGCTGACCGCCCACGGTGGACGCGACCTGCATTCGGTCCTCGTCTCGCAGGCCAGCCTGCCGCGCATTGCGGATGCCCTTGACCTGCTGCCCCGCAACGTTCCGGTGCATGTGGCGGGACAGGCGGTGATGGACGCCATCGTCGGCTTCCACATCCATCGCGGCATTCTCGCCGTGGGACGCGCCCGGCCGCAGGTGCCGGCGCCGGAACTCCTGGCCAGCCTGCCGGAGCGGGCGCTGGTGGTGGCGCTCCAAGGCATCGCGAATCACGACAATATGGGCGGCATCTTCCGCAATGCCGCCGCCTTCGGTGCGGACGCGGTGCTGCTCGATTCCGCCTGCTGCGATCCGCTCTATCGCAAGGCGATCCGGGTCTCGGTGGGGGCCTCCCTCATCGTGCCCACGGCACGGGCGGGCACCACAGCGGAGATGATGGAGGCCATCGCGGCGGCGGGC
The Azorhizobium caulinodans ORS 571 genome window above contains:
- a CDS encoding LacI family DNA-binding transcriptional regulator; the protein is MDGAVSGRITLQQLAQALGLSTATVSLALRDSQVVAEATRLKVQEAARARGYVANRGAASLRTARTNIVGIGLHDIINPSFTELLAALEDSLSAAGKTILLGVSQEDVTRQTRTLGTLAEYRPDAFIVSPAAGTTVDDLKALAASGIAVVQVTREVEGSGFDFAGSDDTAGVALAVAHLVDLGHRRIGMIGSLPIASTGRRRLAGYRQGLEDAGLPFDPALVAEGPGLRETGRAGVLKLLALPDPPTAAVCFNDLNAFGALMGLQSAGLTAGRDFSLVGYDDIGEAALWHPALTTVFTRIPEYGHIAAELALARIAEPGRPVERVALMPRLVVRETTTPPRRR
- a CDS encoding TrmH family RNA methyltransferase, with translation MSSLATASLPAHEPLRLIPVSDPDDPRIADYRDVRERDLVGRRGLFMAEGEVVLRLLTAHGGRDLHSVLVSQASLPRIADALDLLPRNVPVHVAGQAVMDAIVGFHIHRGILAVGRARPQVPAPELLASLPERALVVALQGIANHDNMGGIFRNAAAFGADAVLLDSACCDPLYRKAIRVSVGASLIVPTARAGTTAEMMEAIAAAGFDLVALSPSGRERLSDIVPGGRQAALFGTEGPGLPPEVLASTRTISIPMAASFDSLNVATTSGIVLHHLSRTGG
- a CDS encoding DUF1127 domain-containing protein, which produces MPRPAGLMGLIRLWMWRVRSRAELAELDAERLRDAGIHPRLARREADKPFWRA
- a CDS encoding PLP-dependent aminotransferase family protein, with amino-acid sequence MSDTAARGDYRALADSIAADIAAGRLSAGTRLPPQREFAYQHGIAASTASRVYGELTRRGLISGEVGRGSYVRARRSALDDTLGEPVKSSLDLQLNFPVLPGQEAEVSAMIARLTSPGLPASVFAATGAAGTPDMRALSAGFLGRAGWRPDADGLVFTNNGRQAIAAALAALAPPGERIGVEALTYPAVKWLAARLGVTLVPLPMDGQGLRPDALLKAHRTAPLAGVYLQSSLHNPLGVSMDAARRREIATLLRAEGLMAIEDTVYGFLSEEEPLAAAAPDHVLLVDSLSKRVAPGLTLGFIAGPASWSGRLVTCVRSGAWTANGLTQFLGTQVMAEGLAARLVTGKRADARERQALAGSIFPKGVLKADPRSYHSWLKLPDIWRAETFAAAATRQGIAVTPASAFAVPPTQPPNAIRIALSRPPLPVLREALLTLRRLLESGPQESEVE